From the Psychrobacillus sp. FSL K6-4046 genome, one window contains:
- the xylB gene encoding xylulokinase, protein MKYVIGIDLGTSAVKILLVDQNGLVVQSVSKSYPLIQEKTGYSEQNPQHWVDQTLLGLEELLKSFSGDVDDIEGISFSGQMHGLVLLDEVNEVLRPAILWNDTRTTAQCEQIYDLVGKEKLLEITKNPALEGFTLPKILWIKAHEPTIYKKAKTFLLPKDYLRYKLTGQLHMDYSDAAGTLLLDVSKKEWSLEICALLDLDPSMCPPLVESYQEVGTVSFEIAKATGLSNTTRVFAGGADNACGAIGSGILKDGETLCSIGTSGVVLSYESTPNKDFAGKVHYFNHGAPDAFYTMGVTLSAGHSLSWFKEVFAKEETFEELLSEVGSVPVGSNGLLFTPYLVGERTPYADATVRASFIGMDSSHERKDFTRAVLEGITFSLHESIEIFRRNGKSIDTVVSIGGGAQNDEWLQIQADIFDAKIVRLTSEQGPGMGAAMLAAYGCGWFNSLNDCADKFLKEDKEFTPNKENVEKYKKLFAIYQKVYVQTKDLNRELLEFRH, encoded by the coding sequence ATGAAATATGTTATTGGAATAGATTTAGGAACAAGTGCGGTTAAAATACTACTCGTCGATCAGAATGGGTTAGTTGTTCAAAGTGTATCTAAATCGTATCCGTTAATACAAGAGAAAACGGGTTATAGCGAACAAAACCCTCAGCACTGGGTGGATCAGACACTGCTCGGATTAGAGGAGCTGTTGAAGAGCTTCTCCGGTGATGTCGATGACATAGAAGGAATCAGTTTTTCCGGTCAGATGCACGGGCTCGTTCTGTTAGATGAGGTTAACGAAGTATTGCGTCCTGCAATTCTATGGAATGATACTCGTACTACAGCACAATGTGAACAAATCTATGATTTGGTTGGCAAGGAAAAGTTGCTTGAAATAACTAAAAACCCTGCATTAGAAGGCTTTACTCTTCCTAAAATATTATGGATTAAAGCTCATGAGCCAACCATCTATAAGAAAGCGAAGACGTTTTTGCTTCCGAAGGACTACCTAAGATATAAACTAACTGGTCAACTTCACATGGATTACTCAGATGCTGCGGGAACACTTCTCTTGGATGTAAGTAAGAAGGAATGGAGCTTGGAGATATGTGCCTTACTAGACTTAGATCCTAGCATGTGTCCGCCACTTGTGGAGTCATATCAGGAAGTTGGTACGGTATCCTTTGAGATAGCGAAGGCTACTGGTCTTTCCAACACTACTCGTGTTTTCGCAGGAGGAGCTGATAATGCCTGTGGAGCAATTGGTTCAGGGATATTAAAGGACGGTGAGACCCTTTGCAGTATAGGCACGTCTGGTGTTGTTTTATCCTACGAATCCACACCGAACAAGGATTTTGCAGGAAAGGTTCATTACTTTAATCACGGTGCACCAGATGCCTTTTATACAATGGGTGTAACTCTTTCAGCTGGCCATAGCTTGAGTTGGTTTAAAGAGGTTTTTGCGAAGGAAGAAACGTTCGAAGAATTATTGTCTGAGGTAGGCTCTGTTCCAGTTGGTTCTAATGGATTGTTATTTACCCCATACTTAGTTGGAGAAAGAACTCCTTATGCCGATGCAACTGTTCGTGCTAGTTTCATTGGGATGGACAGTTCACATGAACGTAAGGATTTTACCCGTGCTGTACTAGAGGGAATAACATTTTCGTTGCACGAATCCATTGAAATATTTCGCCGAAATGGGAAGTCGATAGATACTGTGGTGTCCATTGGTGGCGGTGCTCAAAATGATGAGTGGCTTCAAATCCAAGCAGACATTTTTGATGCTAAGATTGTTCGGTTAACTAGTGAACAGGGTCCTGGAATGGGAGCTGCTATGTTGGCTGCTTATGGATGTGGATGGTTTAATTCGTTAAACGATTGTGCAGATAAGTTTTTGAAGGAGGATAAAGAGTTTACTCCTAATAAAGAAAATGTGGAAAAATATAAGAAATTATTTGCTATTTATCAAAAGGTTTATGTTCAAACGAAGGATCTGAATAGAGAGCTATTAGAGTTTCGTCATTAA
- a CDS encoding aldose epimerase family protein, whose protein sequence is MLVKERKFGVIDDKQVTLFTVKNKNGFEVSCMNYGCVITEVLAADRRGQYENVVLGYDSLEEYGKNSIYLGAVVGRAAGRIKGGAFRLGENVYHVTTNEKSNHLHGGHKGFSHVLWDATVLEGAEETTIEFTYLSKDGEEGYPGNLSMKVAYTISNNRDEISISYSGISDKDTLVNVTNHSYFNLSGNLRRDILNHELTLDSPTYLELNKEFLPTGKLVPVDGSVFDFRESRKIADGVHSGHPQNVLVGYGYDHPFLLDENKNNRIVLMEEKSGRKLTVETTESSVIVYTGNNLNSTENMRGKRLRNHLGVCLETQGPPDSIHHPHLRSVILQAGKTYTSKTVYSFGVI, encoded by the coding sequence TTGCTAGTCAAAGAGAGAAAGTTTGGAGTTATAGATGACAAGCAAGTTACGTTATTTACAGTAAAAAATAAAAATGGTTTTGAAGTGTCTTGTATGAATTATGGGTGTGTGATTACTGAAGTATTAGCGGCCGACAGAAGAGGCCAGTATGAAAATGTAGTATTAGGGTACGATTCCTTAGAAGAATACGGTAAGAATAGCATATACTTAGGAGCTGTTGTCGGTCGAGCTGCTGGCCGTATTAAAGGAGGAGCCTTTCGCTTAGGGGAGAATGTCTACCATGTTACAACGAATGAAAAAAGCAATCACTTACATGGAGGACACAAAGGGTTCAGTCATGTATTATGGGATGCTACTGTGTTGGAAGGCGCAGAGGAAACAACAATTGAGTTTACTTACTTAAGCAAGGACGGGGAAGAAGGTTACCCAGGGAATTTGAGCATGAAGGTAGCCTATACAATTTCTAATAATAGAGACGAGATATCTATTAGTTATAGCGGTATTTCTGACAAGGATACTTTAGTAAATGTAACAAATCATTCCTACTTTAACCTTAGTGGTAATCTGAGAAGAGATATATTAAACCATGAATTAACTTTGGATAGTCCTACATACTTGGAGCTAAATAAAGAGTTTCTACCAACGGGAAAGTTAGTACCTGTAGATGGCTCTGTATTTGATTTTCGGGAGAGCCGTAAAATTGCGGATGGGGTACATTCCGGACACCCTCAAAATGTACTTGTTGGTTATGGATATGATCACCCCTTTTTATTGGATGAAAATAAAAATAACAGAATCGTTTTAATGGAAGAGAAAAGTGGTCGAAAGCTAACAGTGGAGACAACGGAATCGTCCGTCATCGTCTATACAGGAAATAATTTAAACAGCACGGAAAATATGAGAGGAAAGAGGTTAAGAAATCATTTAGGTGTATGCTTAGAAACACAAGGTCCCCCAGACTCAATCCATCACCCTCATTTGCGTTCTGTAATTCTACAAGCAGGGAAAACGTACACATCTAAAACTGTTTATTCCTTTGGGGTTATTTAG
- a CDS encoding SNF2-related protein has protein sequence MLIERSSSWKEGFTKRLENEEPWDNWNLYNMSYDIVKNNLITEFTGLQSPKYLPNLQALNHQLEVARTVIERMNGKAILADEVGLGKTIEAGLILKEYMVRGLVKKALILAPASLINQWVEEMNFKFHIPAIPYKKSYSLDHNDIVIMSMDTAKKSPHKELIYAQNYDMIIIDEAHKLKNHKTKIYEFVQGLKKKFCLLLTATPVQNDVFELFYLVSLLKPGHLGNYETFQESFSASKHSLEHDEYLRELVNQVMVRNRRQDTGIEWTTRQVKIIPIEFTKEEKEVYEMISDLKNISSVFSGAFSMITLQKEMCSSKEATCLTLNNMVEKCTNQEEITYVQNLMEKLMSLEVNSKAEKAYEIIAEADDKVIIFTEYRASQIYLQWYLSTKGITSVLFNGKFNKNKRDWMKHLFKEQAQVLIATESGGEGINLQFCHHVINYDLPWNPMKLEQRIGRVHRLGQEHDVHIYNLAIQETIEQHILDLLYTKIDVFEKVVGELDDILTTYKKTI, from the coding sequence ATGTTGATTGAAAGATCGTCTTCCTGGAAGGAAGGCTTTACAAAAAGATTAGAAAATGAAGAGCCATGGGATAATTGGAATCTTTATAATATGAGTTATGACATAGTAAAAAATAATTTGATTACAGAGTTTACGGGACTTCAGTCTCCAAAGTATTTACCAAATCTTCAAGCATTAAACCACCAATTAGAGGTTGCTCGGACAGTGATCGAGCGGATGAATGGAAAGGCAATCTTAGCGGATGAGGTAGGTCTTGGTAAAACGATTGAAGCAGGCTTGATATTAAAAGAGTATATGGTGCGAGGACTAGTAAAAAAAGCTTTGATACTTGCCCCTGCTTCCTTGATTAATCAATGGGTGGAGGAAATGAATTTTAAATTTCATATACCTGCCATTCCATACAAAAAGAGTTACTCCCTTGACCACAATGACATTGTCATCATGAGCATGGATACAGCTAAAAAAAGTCCGCATAAAGAGCTTATATATGCTCAAAATTATGACATGATCATCATTGATGAGGCACATAAGCTGAAAAACCATAAAACGAAAATATATGAATTCGTCCAGGGGTTGAAAAAGAAATTCTGCTTGTTGTTAACAGCTACACCTGTTCAAAATGATGTATTTGAATTATTCTATCTTGTTTCTTTATTGAAGCCAGGTCATTTGGGTAATTACGAGACATTTCAGGAGTCGTTTTCTGCAAGTAAGCATAGCTTAGAGCATGATGAGTATTTAAGAGAGCTCGTCAATCAGGTAATGGTAAGAAATAGAAGGCAGGATACTGGGATTGAGTGGACAACTCGTCAGGTGAAAATCATTCCAATTGAATTTACGAAAGAGGAAAAGGAAGTCTATGAAATGATTTCTGATTTAAAAAATATTTCCTCCGTCTTTTCTGGTGCTTTTTCTATGATTACACTTCAAAAAGAAATGTGTAGCAGCAAGGAAGCAACTTGTTTGACGCTTAACAACATGGTTGAAAAGTGTACGAATCAAGAAGAAATTACTTATGTACAAAACTTGATGGAAAAGCTCATGTCTTTAGAGGTAAACTCGAAGGCGGAGAAGGCTTACGAGATTATTGCTGAGGCAGATGACAAGGTCATTATTTTTACAGAATATCGTGCAAGCCAAATTTATCTGCAATGGTATTTAAGTACAAAAGGAATTACGAGCGTTTTATTCAACGGGAAGTTCAATAAGAACAAGCGTGATTGGATGAAGCACTTGTTCAAGGAGCAGGCACAGGTGTTAATAGCTACTGAATCGGGTGGAGAAGGGATTAACCTTCAGTTTTGTCACCATGTAATTAACTACGATCTTCCGTGGAACCCGATGAAGCTGGAGCAACGAATAGGGCGTGTCCATAGGTTAGGGCAGGAGCATGATGTCCATATTTATAATTTAGCTATTCAGGAAACTATTGAGCAGCATATTCTAGATCTGCTGTACACGAAAATCGATGTATTTGAAAAAGTAGTCGGTGAACTGGACGATATATTAACGACCTATAAAAAAACAATATAG
- a CDS encoding YqhG family protein, with translation MYPKQVHDFLLQFFKENNCPILSENDHYVVVQLTEEMDKKLMNRPYYWQYVEATGTEPSPMQLTFITDKTKLKEDVKGEVIHFGSNRLSQMFKAVQDLGSFVHMYEKVKSDTQVIFTPWLGVNYKVTYYSDQTKEMFYSLGINLMTGIVREDFHESIKEISFDVAMPDNVFNLPYIIKPLRGLERLDALIDGVIANDDHTWAEEAKERLRRSLEVLEYFYDGVDDKPECYEMEKKALEEQYAARVGIEIINGGLFYMK, from the coding sequence ATGTACCCAAAACAAGTTCACGACTTTTTACTTCAATTTTTTAAAGAAAATAATTGTCCTATTCTAAGCGAAAACGACCATTACGTTGTTGTCCAATTGACAGAAGAGATGGATAAAAAGCTGATGAACCGTCCGTATTATTGGCAGTATGTAGAAGCAACTGGCACTGAGCCAAGTCCAATGCAGCTTACCTTTATAACAGATAAAACAAAGCTAAAGGAAGACGTCAAGGGAGAGGTTATTCACTTTGGCTCCAACAGGCTTAGTCAAATGTTCAAGGCTGTGCAAGACCTTGGCTCCTTCGTCCATATGTACGAAAAAGTTAAAAGTGATACGCAAGTGATCTTTACTCCATGGCTTGGGGTCAACTACAAGGTGACCTATTATAGTGATCAAACGAAGGAAATGTTCTATTCTCTAGGGATAAACCTAATGACAGGAATTGTTCGAGAGGATTTCCATGAATCGATAAAAGAGATTAGCTTCGATGTGGCTATGCCTGACAATGTTTTTAACCTGCCTTATATTATAAAGCCTTTACGTGGCTTAGAGCGTCTAGATGCTCTAATTGATGGAGTAATTGCTAATGACGATCATACTTGGGCTGAAGAGGCAAAGGAACGTTTACGGAGGAGTCTGGAAGTTCTGGAGTATTTCTACGACGGTGTGGATGACAAGCCTGAATGCTATGAGATGGAAAAAAAGGCTCTTGAGGAACAGTATGCAGCTCGTGTGGGAATAGAAATTATCAATGGCGGTCTGTTTTATATGAAGTGA
- a CDS encoding NADH-dependent flavin oxidoreductase, translating into MENTSMFDAYTLPSGVTLKNRILMAPMTTYSSEKNGDVSEDELIYYARRAKSGIGAVITACAYAEPLGAGFEYSIGAESDERIPSLKKLASAIKDNGAKAILQIFHAGRQSNSRVLNGEQPVSASAVAAPRDNAEVPREMTEEEIEKTIASFKEATRRAIEAGFDGVEIHGANTYLIHQFFSPHSNRRTDKWGGNLEKRMTFPLAIVDAVQTAAKQYTKEPFIIGYRFSPEEYQDPGFTMDDTLKLLRVLAEKDLDYLHVSLGHFFGSSNRDESDTTPRIELIQEAVGDKVPVIGVGTLESREDIEKALHVTPLVAIGRALVTDPEWFSKMEKGEDDSIFPAVYVSKKEELDIPNPLWDKIMQVKGWFKVAD; encoded by the coding sequence ATGGAAAATACTTCTATGTTCGATGCATACACTTTACCATCAGGGGTTACATTAAAAAATCGAATTTTAATGGCTCCCATGACTACTTATTCTTCAGAGAAAAATGGTGATGTCTCAGAAGATGAACTGATATACTATGCTCGACGTGCTAAGAGTGGGATTGGTGCAGTTATCACCGCTTGCGCTTATGCAGAGCCACTTGGTGCTGGGTTTGAGTATTCAATAGGTGCTGAATCGGATGAGAGAATACCTAGCCTCAAGAAACTGGCTAGTGCTATTAAAGATAATGGAGCAAAAGCCATCCTTCAGATTTTTCACGCTGGACGACAATCGAATTCGAGGGTGTTAAACGGCGAACAACCAGTATCTGCAAGTGCTGTTGCAGCACCTCGCGACAATGCAGAAGTACCACGAGAAATGACAGAGGAAGAGATTGAAAAGACTATTGCCTCTTTTAAAGAAGCAACCCGTAGAGCCATTGAAGCAGGCTTCGACGGAGTAGAAATACATGGGGCGAACACTTACTTAATTCACCAGTTCTTCTCTCCACATTCCAATCGTAGAACTGACAAATGGGGTGGGAACCTAGAGAAGCGTATGACATTTCCGTTGGCAATTGTAGATGCGGTTCAAACTGCTGCTAAGCAGTATACAAAGGAGCCATTTATAATAGGCTATCGCTTTTCTCCAGAGGAATATCAGGATCCAGGATTCACAATGGATGATACATTAAAGCTTTTACGTGTATTGGCTGAGAAAGACCTTGATTATCTTCACGTGTCTCTCGGGCACTTCTTTGGATCTTCTAATAGAGACGAAAGTGATACTACACCACGTATTGAACTTATTCAGGAGGCGGTCGGCGACAAGGTACCTGTGATTGGTGTTGGAACTTTGGAATCTAGAGAAGACATTGAAAAAGCATTACACGTTACACCTCTTGTTGCAATTGGGCGCGCATTAGTAACTGACCCCGAGTGGTTTTCTAAAATGGAAAAAGGAGAGGACGACTCCATCTTTCCAGCTGTTTATGTAAGCAAAAAAGAGGAGTTAGATATCCCTAATCCATTATGGGATAAAATCATGCAAGTGAAGGGTTGGTTTAAAGTAGCCGACTAA
- a CDS encoding HAD-IA family hydrolase, translated as MIQAVLFDLYETLITEWEMGKRKASYSVEPLGLKESIYKRGWHARVNDRMDGTYPDHPSVLREILKEAGLPIDEQAIQLIHNDRAFVKSVAFKHIDETIIGMLENLKAMNIKIGLISNCTSEEIEGWFNCVLPSYFDDVVFSYQVKERKPNQAIYLTACNNLNVNPKQCLFIGDGGSEELRGASEVGMRPYQATWFLPSSAPKEISEFPKLRKPMEVIEVLRKEEESYGSQKR; from the coding sequence GTGATTCAGGCTGTGTTATTTGATTTGTATGAGACACTGATCACGGAATGGGAAATGGGAAAAAGGAAAGCAAGTTATTCTGTAGAACCACTTGGTTTGAAGGAGTCGATTTATAAAAGGGGATGGCATGCGAGAGTTAATGACAGAATGGATGGAACTTATCCTGATCACCCAAGCGTTTTGAGAGAGATATTGAAGGAGGCAGGTTTACCTATTGATGAACAGGCCATCCAACTAATACATAATGACAGGGCATTCGTTAAGTCGGTAGCCTTTAAGCATATCGATGAAACTATTATAGGCATGCTAGAAAATCTGAAAGCTATGAATATAAAAATTGGTCTTATAAGTAACTGTACATCAGAGGAGATAGAAGGTTGGTTTAATTGTGTGTTGCCCTCTTATTTTGACGACGTGGTGTTCTCTTATCAAGTCAAAGAGCGTAAGCCGAATCAAGCAATTTATCTAACTGCCTGCAACAACTTGAATGTAAATCCTAAGCAATGTTTATTTATCGGAGATGGCGGCTCCGAGGAACTGAGGGGAGCAAGTGAGGTAGGAATGAGGCCATACCAGGCTACATGGTTTTTGCCTTCAAGTGCCCCTAAAGAAATTTCAGAATTTCCAAAGTTAAGAAAACCTATGGAGGTAATAGAAGTTTTACGAAAAGAGGAGGAGAGCTATGGAAGCCAAAAAAGATAA
- a CDS encoding DUF2071 domain-containing protein — translation MEAKKDKWDASHRSWPLPKLPWTMTQTWNDLLFAHYPIDIKVLREIVPKALPLDTYNGKGWIGIVPFHMTNIRLRGTPRVPGTDSFAELNVRTYVTINGKPGVFFFSLDAENLFAVKVAQTVYRLPYVHAEMNVSKSESFIDYKSKRRQGVDARLECRYRPTSEIFYAERGSFEEWLTERYCLYTLSKKGDPLRCDILHPQWPLQQAEAEFQVNTMLSEQGIQVEDNLPILHFSKSIEVRMWPLVSAMND, via the coding sequence ATGGAAGCCAAAAAAGATAAGTGGGATGCTAGTCACAGGTCTTGGCCATTACCTAAACTGCCATGGACAATGACTCAGACATGGAATGATCTGTTATTTGCACATTACCCTATCGATATAAAAGTGTTAAGAGAAATTGTACCAAAAGCACTTCCTTTGGATACGTATAATGGAAAAGGATGGATTGGTATCGTTCCCTTCCATATGACAAATATTAGGCTACGAGGGACGCCGAGGGTACCAGGCACAGACAGTTTTGCAGAATTGAATGTTCGAACTTATGTCACAATCAATGGGAAACCAGGGGTATTCTTCTTTAGTCTGGATGCGGAAAATTTATTTGCGGTAAAGGTAGCTCAAACTGTATACCGTTTACCATACGTGCATGCTGAGATGAATGTATCAAAAAGTGAATCATTTATCGATTATAAAAGTAAGCGTCGACAAGGAGTGGATGCCAGATTGGAATGTAGATACCGTCCTACATCAGAAATATTCTATGCAGAGAGAGGAAGCTTTGAAGAATGGCTCACAGAGCGCTACTGCTTATATACGTTAAGCAAAAAAGGGGATCCGCTCCGTTGTGATATTCTTCATCCCCAATGGCCGTTGCAACAAGCAGAGGCAGAGTTTCAGGTAAATACTATGCTGTCCGAGCAGGGGATACAAGTAGAGGATAATTTGCCAATCTTGCATTTTTCCAAAAGTATAGAGGTTCGGATGTGGCCATTAGTATCCGCGATGAATGACTGA
- a CDS encoding MBL fold metallo-hydrolase produces MNKYPLRLNERISLIDILDMGLNERTGTYVIQEDELTIVETGPSPSVKHVKEGLQKLGFSLADVKYIILTHIHLDHAGGAGLLLQQCPNATVVVHPKGARHLANPERLIAGAIAVYGSNFDDLFDPIVAIPEERLLTKADGETLKIGEACTLTFLDTPGHANHHFGIHDPISNGMFAGDTVGVRYEQLAKDGVDLVLPSTSPNQFDPKAMQKAIERFQQMGLSYIYYGHFGVTDNAAAALAQVSEWLPLFVETAKDVQREHKDHRELANRLEALVKDHLRGQEIPDNHEVYPYIHGDLRVCAMGLMDYLGK; encoded by the coding sequence ATGAATAAATATCCACTTCGGTTAAACGAGAGAATATCTTTAATAGACATTTTGGATATGGGGTTAAATGAAAGAACAGGTACATATGTAATTCAGGAAGATGAATTGACTATAGTAGAGACTGGACCAAGCCCCTCTGTAAAACATGTGAAAGAAGGCTTACAAAAACTTGGCTTCTCCTTAGCAGATGTTAAATACATTATTTTGACCCATATCCATTTAGACCATGCCGGTGGAGCAGGTCTGCTTCTCCAGCAATGCCCTAATGCAACAGTAGTGGTACATCCTAAGGGTGCTAGACATTTAGCAAATCCAGAGCGTCTTATAGCAGGTGCAATAGCTGTATACGGCTCAAATTTTGATGACTTGTTTGATCCTATCGTAGCGATACCAGAGGAAAGACTCTTAACAAAGGCTGATGGAGAAACATTAAAAATTGGAGAAGCTTGTACTTTGACCTTTTTAGATACACCTGGTCATGCCAATCATCATTTTGGTATTCATGATCCAATTAGTAACGGGATGTTTGCTGGGGATACGGTGGGGGTCCGCTACGAGCAGTTGGCCAAAGATGGCGTAGATTTAGTGCTGCCTTCCACCTCCCCTAACCAATTCGATCCAAAGGCAATGCAAAAAGCTATAGAGCGATTCCAACAGATGGGCCTAAGTTACATTTACTATGGTCACTTTGGAGTGACTGATAATGCCGCTGCAGCTCTAGCACAGGTTTCAGAATGGCTTCCGCTTTTCGTTGAAACGGCTAAAGACGTCCAAAGAGAGCATAAAGACCATAGGGAACTAGCCAATAGACTCGAGGCATTAGTGAAGGATCATTTAAGAGGGCAAGAGATTCCAGATAATCATGAAGTCTATCCATATATCCATGGTGATTTAAGGGTTTGCGCTATGGGGTTGATGGATTATTTAGGTAAGTAA
- a CDS encoding SLAP domain-containing protein: protein MQQLKFEPSWNKAVAAKDREQIEHIFRTTKNHVNKDILFSPIRVAINHKKEFLATVLIHNFTSQELAFNNTRLVYTMENELVAEHVFTVPALTLPPETSMPWTFIFPTHNYVEEIPSLEGNLRIEGPKST from the coding sequence ATGCAGCAGCTAAAATTTGAACCATCTTGGAATAAAGCAGTGGCAGCCAAGGATAGAGAACAAATTGAACATATTTTTCGAACAACCAAAAACCATGTAAACAAAGATATTCTTTTCTCTCCTATCCGAGTTGCAATTAATCATAAAAAAGAATTTCTCGCCACTGTCCTGATCCATAATTTCACCAGCCAGGAGCTAGCCTTTAACAACACTAGATTAGTCTATACGATGGAGAATGAGCTAGTGGCTGAACATGTATTTACGGTACCAGCGCTTACACTTCCTCCTGAAACAAGTATGCCTTGGACCTTTATATTTCCAACTCATAATTATGTTGAAGAAATACCTTCACTAGAAGGAAATCTACGTATAGAAGGACCAAAATCCACTTGA
- a CDS encoding macro domain-containing protein gives MPLEIVRNDITKMQVDAIVNAANRDLQRGGGVCGAIFQGAGSGELQEACNKIGNCPTGEAVITDAYQLRAKYIIHTVGPVWRGGSHKEEEQLKDCYKNSLNLALSHGCETVAFPLISSGIYGYPKEQALQVAISTISSFLLIHEMLVYIVVYDKKAFKLSEKLFRSIQEFIDEHYVEEMDISFGTNRREAYELEDSMVLQSSQDLQEMIEHMDESFSERLLRLIDEKGMTDVEVYKRSNMDRRLFSKIRNNKDYTPLKKTVVAFAIGLQLNLQETNELLEKAGYTLSRSHKFDVIIEYFIQQENYNIFEINEALFSFGQALLGA, from the coding sequence ATGCCTTTAGAAATTGTTCGAAATGATATTACGAAAATGCAGGTAGATGCTATTGTAAATGCCGCTAACCGAGATCTTCAAAGGGGAGGCGGTGTGTGTGGAGCAATCTTTCAAGGTGCGGGATCCGGTGAGCTACAAGAGGCGTGTAATAAGATTGGCAATTGTCCCACAGGTGAAGCTGTCATAACGGACGCGTATCAACTAAGGGCAAAATATATTATTCATACAGTAGGACCGGTATGGAGAGGGGGTTCTCATAAAGAAGAGGAGCAGTTGAAGGATTGCTATAAAAACTCGTTAAATTTGGCGTTATCTCATGGCTGTGAGACAGTAGCGTTTCCATTAATCTCTTCTGGTATTTATGGATATCCAAAGGAGCAAGCTCTACAGGTAGCTATTTCTACGATAAGTTCGTTCCTCTTGATTCATGAAATGCTTGTTTATATTGTTGTGTATGATAAAAAAGCCTTTAAACTAAGTGAGAAACTGTTTAGGTCTATTCAGGAATTTATTGATGAGCACTATGTCGAGGAAATGGACATAAGTTTCGGCACAAATAGAAGAGAGGCATATGAGCTAGAGGATTCGATGGTGTTGCAATCTAGCCAGGATTTACAGGAAATGATAGAACATATGGATGAATCATTCTCTGAAAGGCTTCTACGCCTTATAGATGAAAAGGGAATGACGGATGTAGAAGTTTACAAAAGGTCTAATATGGACCGTCGACTTTTTTCGAAAATAAGAAATAACAAGGACTATACTCCGTTAAAAAAAACGGTAGTAGCCTTCGCTATTGGTCTACAGTTAAATTTACAGGAAACAAACGAGTTACTAGAAAAGGCGGGTTATACCTTGTCTAGAAGCCATAAATTTGATGTGATTATTGAATATTTTATCCAACAGGAAAACTATAATATATTCGAGATAAATGAGGCTTTGTTTAGCTTTGGCCAAGCATTATTAGGTGCATAG
- a CDS encoding sulfurtransferase TusA family protein: MKQVLEVMGMVCPFPLVEAKEAIAEMSSGDELVIEFDCTQATESIPRWAAEEGHTITNYEQLSDAAWTITVQKK; encoded by the coding sequence ATGAAACAAGTATTAGAAGTTATGGGTATGGTTTGTCCGTTCCCTTTAGTAGAAGCAAAAGAGGCTATCGCAGAAATGAGCTCAGGTGACGAGCTTGTAATTGAATTTGACTGTACGCAAGCAACTGAAAGCATCCCTCGCTGGGCAGCAGAAGAGGGTCATACAATCACGAACTACGAGCAGCTAAGTGATGCGGCTTGGACAATTACTGTTCAAAAGAAATAA